The proteins below come from a single Amphiura filiformis chromosome 15, Afil_fr2py, whole genome shotgun sequence genomic window:
- the LOC140171464 gene encoding LOW QUALITY PROTEIN: matrix metalloproteinase-18-like (The sequence of the model RefSeq protein was modified relative to this genomic sequence to represent the inferred CDS: inserted 1 base in 1 codon) — MELGVNFLSLLCLVWCMFSVQAMPTPPQNHVVNADDARIYLQRFNHMGRDNMETGEMMTEDDFVAAISSFQHMANLTVNGMLDNATMDMMNMPRCGMPDNMGFSNAARKKRYAAMARWPVTDLTWRINSYSADLPNADINNIMGDALKLWSDVSALSFKRXTNANADFIIDFNRGAHGDGNPFDGPGMVLAHAYFPTSNPIGGDAHFDDDEIFTQRTSSGINLFQVAAHEFGHSLGLGHSDDPNALMYAFYRGYIPNFELPQDDINGIQYLYGENTDDAPGAPDPTMMPFNPPTPSCPSKLDTIGTTADGRTFAFIGDQVYQILNTGVADGYPRPISEVFAGLPNNIDASLYYPANGKTYFFKGDKYYRYSSTSPDSGYPRDISLWGLPADIDAAFVWSGNGRVYFTKGDQYYRYNSRFGTIDRGYPRPLSVWGLPVERLDAAMQWSNRRTYFFAGDNYYRYNDASFEVDASYPRLTAYWWFGCGENTNLHAEESMTTEETAGGSLPNSLPSTLALILSVVFALLHRI; from the exons ATGGAACTTGGAGTGAATTTTCTTAGCCTACTCTGTCTTGTATGGTGCATGTTTTCTGTACAAGCCATGCCTACTCCGCCGCAAAATCATGTCGTGAATGCCGATGATGCCAGG ATATATTTGCAACGATTTAACCACATGGGGAGAGATAATATGGAGACGGGTGAAATGATGACTGAAGATGACTTCGTTGCTGCCATTTCTTCCTTTCAACACATGGCAAACCTGACAGTCAATG gtATGCTTGATAATGCCACTATGGATATGATGAACATGCCTCGTTGTGGTATGCCTGATAACATGGGCTTCTCAAACGCAGCTCGTAAGAAACGTTACGCAGCTATGGCAAGATGGCCCGTTACGGATCTTACGTGGAGAATAAATAGCTACAGTGCAGATCTACCAAATGCggatatcaataatattatggGGGACGCGCTGAAG CTTTGGTCCGATGTGTCGGCACTATCATTCAAGA CAACAAATGCTAATGCTGATTTCATCATAGACTTCAACCGAGGCGCACACGGAGATGGCAACCCATTTGATGGACCAGGCATGGTTTTAGCGCATGCGTACTTCCCAACGTCAAATCCAATCGGTGGTGACGCacattttgatgatgatgagattTTCACGCAAAGGACGAGTAGTG GAATCAACTTATTCCAGGTAGCCGCACACGAATTCGGCCATAGTCTCGGATTAGGCCATTCCGATGACCCAAACGCCCTAATGTATGCCTTCTACAGAGGATATATCCCAAACTTTGAACTTCCGCAAGACGACATCAAtggcattcaatatttgtatg GAGAGAATACTGATGATGCACCAGGAGCACCCGACCCAACCATGATGCCCTTCAACCCACCAACACCAAGTTGTCCGTCTAAACTTGATACCATAGGGACAACTGCTGACGGGAGAACATTTGCATTTATTG GTGATCAAGTCTATCAAATTTTGAACACCGGTGTGGCGGATGGATATCCAAGACCAATCAGTGAAGTGTTTGCCGGTTTACCCAATAATATCGATGCATCATTGTACTACCCGGCGAACGGAAAAACGTACTTCTTTAAG GGTGATAAATACTACAGATACAGCAGTACCAGCCCAGACTCCGGGTATCCACGTGACATCAGCCTATGGGGTCTTCCAGCCGATATTGATGCCGCCTTTGTATGGAGTGGAAACGGGAGAGTCTATTTCACCAAAG GTGATCAGTACTACCGTTACAACAGCCGTTTCGGTACCATCGACCGTGGTTACCCACGCCCTCTGTCAGTCTGGGGTCTTCCTGTTGAGAGACTTGACGCAGCTATGCAGTGGTCCAACAGACGCACTTATTTCTTCGCTGGCGACAACTACTACCGTTATAACGATGCCTCATTTGAAGTTGATGCGTCCTACCCGCGACTAACAGCATATTGGTGGTTTGGATGCGGcgaaaatacaaatttacatgcGGAGGAGTCTATGACAACTGAAGAAACAGCTGGCGGAAGTTTACCGAATAGTTTGCCAAGTACATTAGCACTTATTCTCTCCGTTGTTTTTGCCCTGCTTCATCGCATTTGA